Proteins encoded together in one Centropristis striata isolate RG_2023a ecotype Rhode Island chromosome 6, C.striata_1.0, whole genome shotgun sequence window:
- the snapc5 gene encoding snRNA-activating protein complex subunit 5 → MHSRLQELKKEEETLLKIKVMLQDQLNRLKFEEGALKSIISAQTEEGASERSSPETEVHINLDDESEINRTKLLLNAAVDFDMEEEEEEEDEEEEDEEEEEEEDDNELEFVPEEDEEEDNY, encoded by the exons ATGCACAGCCGTCTGCAGGAGTTGAAAAAGGAAGAGGAGACTCTCCTGAAAATCAAAGTCATGCTACAAGACCAGCTGAACAGGTTGAAG TTTGAAGAAGGGGCCTTGAAATCTATCATCAGTGCTCAAACAGAAGAAGGAGCCTCTGAACGCTCTTCCCCAGAAACTGAG gTTCATATTAACCTTGATGATGAGAGCGAAATCAATCGAACCAAATTGCTACTGAATGCCGCTGTAGATTTTGacatggaggaggaagaggaggaagaagatgaggaggaggaagatgaggaggaggaggaggaagaagatgacAATGAGCTGGAGTTTGTGCCTGAGGAAGATGAGGAAGAGGATAATTACTGA
- the lctlb gene encoding lactase-like b, protein MLPRCAFSVCHVLVLVLCLSSAEDFDWTKNDHGSFYYGTFPAGFSWGAGSSAYQTEGAWDKDGKGLSIWDVFSHKKGKIQQNETGDSSCEGYHKVKDDVSLMKELKLNHYRFSISWPRLIPTGIKSDHINEKGIQYYNELIDHLLESKITPIVTLYHWDLPQVLQEKYGGWQNISMVNHFNEFANLVFERFGNRVKYWITFNNPWSVAVEGYETGEHAPGLKLRGTGAYRAAHHIIKAHAKVWHTYDTQWRGKQKGMVGISLSGDWGEPVDISNQKDIEAAERYVQFYLGWFATPIFHGDYPQVMKDFIGRKSVHQGLGTSRLPTFSPQEKSYIKGTCDFLGIGHFTTRYITQKNNPSGRSSSSYFSDRDLAELVDPRWPDPGSEWLYSVPWGFRRLLNFVKTQYGNPMIYVTENGVSEKMLCTELCDDWRIQYYKDYINEMLKAIKDGVNVKGYTAWSLLDKFEWDEGYSERFGLYYVDFRNKNKPRYPKASVQFYKRIISSNGFPNQREVENWRRKAVETCSSSNQLLAADPLTSHMEMVTEIVVPTVCTLSILLSAVFLMFLLRRRN, encoded by the exons ATGCTGCCCCGCTGTGCATTCAGTGTGTGTCATGTGCTTGTGTTGGTGCTGTGTCTGTCTTCGGCTGAGGACTTCGACTGGACAAAGAACGACCACGGCTCCTTCTATTATGGCACTTTTCCAGCTG gATTTTCGTGGGGTGCCGGCAGTTCAGCCTATCAAACAGAAGGAGCCTGGGACAAAGATGGAAAAGGACTGAGCATCTGGGACGTGTTCAGTCATAAGAAAGGCAAAATCCAACAAAATGAAACAGGGGACTCCTCTTGTGAGGGCTACCATAAAGTCAAG GATGATGTTTCCCTGATGAAGGAGCTGAAGCTAAACCACTATCGTTTCTCCATATCCTGGCCTAGACTCATCCCCACAGGCATAAAGT CGGACCATATAAATGAAAAAGGAATACAGTATTATAATGAACTGATCGACCACCTGCTGGAGAGCAAGATCACTCCCATTGTTACTCTGTATCACTGGGATCTTCCACAG GTCTTACAAGAGAAATATGGTGGATGGCAGAATATAAGCATGGTCAATCATTTCAATGAATTTGCTAACCTGGTCTTTGAACGATTTGGCAACCGAGTCAAGTACTGGATAACTTTCAACAATCCATGG TCTGTAGCAGTTGAAGGCTATGAGACTGGTGAGCATGCTCCTGGACTGAAGCTCAGAGGAACAGGGGCATACAGAGCTGCCCATCACATAATCAAG gcacATGCTAAAGTTTGGCACACTTATGACACACAATGGAGGGGAAAACAAAAAG GTATGGTGGGCATCTCTCTGTCTGGAGACTGGGGAGAGCCGGTGGATATCAGCAACCAGAAAGACATTGAAGCAGCTGAGAGATATGTCCAGTTCTACCTGGGCTGGTTTGCCACACCTATCTTTCATGGAGACTATCCTCAAGTGATGAAAGACTTCATTG GAAGGAAGAGTGTCCATCAGGGCCTTGGTACGTCTCGCCTGCCCACATTTTCCCCCCAAGAGAAAAGCTACATCAAGGGAACCTGTGACTTCCTCGGCATCGGTCATTTTACCACCCGATACATCACCCAAAAGAACAATCCATCAGGTCGTAGTAGCAGCAGCTACTTCAGTGACCGTGATCTGGCTGAGCTGGTTGACCCACGATGGCCTGACCCCGGGTCTGAGTGGCTCTACTCCGTACCTTGGGGTTTCAGACGTCTGCTCAATTTCGTCAAG ACTCAGTATGGAAACCCAATGATTTACGTGACTGAGAATGGAGTCTCTGAGAAGATGCTGTGCACAGAGCTGTGTGATGATTGGAGGATACAGTATTATAAAGACTACATCAATGAGATGCTTAAAG CTATCAAAGATGGAGTCAATGTGAAGGGCTACACTGCATGGTCCCTGCTGGACAAGTTTGAGTGGGATGAAGGCTACTCTGAGAGGTTTGGCTTGTACTATGTGGActtcagaaacaaaaacaagcctCGCTATCCCAAAGCTTCTGTTCAGTTCTACAAACGCATCATCAGCTCCAATGGATTTCCCAATCAGAGAGAG GTTGAGAACTGGAGGAGGAAGGCTGTTGAGACTTGTTCCTCCAGCAACCAGCTCCTAGCTGCAG ACCCTTTGACCAGCCACATGGAGATGGTAACTGAGATCGTTGTTCCCACTGTGTGCACACTCTCTATTTTGCTCAGTGCTGTCTTCCTTATGTTCCTGCTGCGGAGGAGGAACTAG